From the Pleurodeles waltl isolate 20211129_DDA chromosome 6, aPleWal1.hap1.20221129, whole genome shotgun sequence genome, the window GAAGTTTGGAGGAGCTAATTATGCCTTATATACTACATCATCTTTTAACATTACCATAGTTCTAAGTTAATTTAAATTAGTTGAACTTTTCTACCATAAAATTATAACTATACGCTTTGCTGTTGCCTTTTAAAGGGTTAAACACGTTTACAAGTTTCTTCCAATTCAGTAATAAATCCGTATTTTGTCTCTGCAGCTGAGGAAGCCAGTGGTGGAGAAGCTGAGGAGAGATCGCATCAACAGCAGCATTGAGCAGCTGAGGATGTTACTGCGGAGAGAGTTTGAGGAACAGGAACTTCCGCCCAAAGCAGAGAAAGCGGATATCCTGGAAATGGTCGTGAGATACCTGGCCCGGCTGCTGCAGACACCGGCAGCAGGTGAGAGGCAGTAACTAAAGGGTTAAAGTGCAGTGGGTGCACTCTGCTGTTATGTGTTTGTGTGCGGGGGAAGAGGGTTAACGGTGACTGGGATTAGTTAATTTCGGCGCAGAGATGTAACTAGTGATAGTAGCTTTGGGATGGTACTCGGTGCAGGCTTATGTCTTTAATGATCTCCACTtccagcgccattttttttttaagtaaactcGTGTTTAAACACAAGAATATCAGCACTTCCTGGCAACCAATTGCAGTACCCCGAGGAAAACAAAGACAATCTAGAGAGCTTTATTAGAGAGTATGTATTGTATATTCACTTTCTGTAACGAAAATGTACCAACATtaacccctcctctctccctgcagCCGTGGCCTCCAGTGAAGGTTACTCCAGGTGCCTCCAGGACTCTctgcacttcctctccctccacggAGCCCCCACAGAGACCCGGATGAAGCTGCTGCGGGCCCTCCATAGACCTGCGGCTGCAGCAGAGGCTGTGTGTCCTTCTCGGCCTCCGTCCTGTCCCAGCAGAACTAAAGAGCCAGCCCAGGACAGCCCCAGAGCCCTGTGGAGATCCTGGTAATGCGGGGACTGCGGCCTGGACTTTTCTTCGGACTTCTTTAGAGGCCTCGGTCATCTGTGAGGGGAGAATATTCATTCTGGTGTCTGGGGCTGGCCCTGCTGTGCAGGGGAGAGTTTACTGCACTTCAAGGATTGAAGAGTGAGTGTATATCCTCATGGGACGGACAGTGAGCGAATGTTATAGCCTCACAGGATGGACAAAGTGAATATTATATGCTCGCAGGAGGGGCAGTATTTCAATAGTACATCCATACAGGGTGAGCAGTGTGTGAGTGCTATACCCTCCTAAAATGGACAGAGTGTGAATATTATATCCACACAGTGTGAGCAGTGTGACTATTACATCCGCATAGGGTGGGTGGTGTGTAAATATTATGTCCATTTTGATGGGCAGTGTTTGAATGTTAAATCCACACTCATGGTGGACAGTGAGAATACTATATATCCTCTTAGGATGGACAGTATATGAATATAATATCCTCATAGAATGGGCAGTGCAGCTATTAAATCCTTATAGGATGAACAATGTGAAAATATTATATCCGTTTAGGATGGACAGTGGTTGGATGTTAAATCCACTCTCAGGAGGGTCAGTGTGAATATTATATCCTTTTGGGATTGACAGTGTATGAATATTATATCCCCACAGGATGGGCAGTGTAGCTATTACATCCTTATAGGATGGACAATGTTTAATTATTATATCCGTGTAGGATGGACAGTGTTTGTTAAATCCATCCTCAGGATGGACACTGTGAACGTTATATCCGTTTAGGATAAACTTTGGCTGAATACAATTTAGATTACCCAGTATGTAGATATTGTGTGAACATGAATTTGTTAAACATTGGCAGTACCTCTAATAATTTTTAATATATACCTTTGTTGAAGGGAATGAACTAAAGTCATTAATAAGACGTGCCTTCAATTTCGAAGTATTTTTAACTGTTTCTTTGCGAGAAACTGAGATTGTTTGGTGTGACGACGGCTCCTCGCCTCTTTTGTATCAATTTTAATAGGTAGTATTTTCTATTGCAAATTATTATGAAAGCCTACTACCTTCTGTGTAGGCAAAGCATGTTTCTGTGCTTTCAGAAATATCTGAATTCTCTGTGATGAGTTAAAGTGATGTATTTTAGGCTTTCTAAAAAAATGCACATTATTTGCCTATTAACTATCAATTTTGATATATCTGTATTTTCAATTGGAAATTCTTCAGTTAAATCTCCTGCCTTCTGTGAAGGTAAAGTGTATTTCTGTTCTTTTGGAGATTTGTGGATTATctctgaaaagtgtatgtgacaatgTGCACATTAATTCTGTATCCTCCAAAGTGTAACATTCATTGTTGATGAATGAAAAGGAGTAACAGTAATCACTAGTAACGAGTCTTCATTTTAGAAGAAATCTTCGTGCTATCTGTGTAGGTTACACAATGCCCTGTTCTCTTTTATAAAGATATTCAGTGTGGTGAACTCCCTGCCATACATTTGTACCTCAGTGACTGAGTATCTTCTACTTCCGAGTCTTCTACAATATTTGTAGGGCTGCAATTATCAGTGAAAACTCATTCAGTTATGGAATGAAACCCAAGATTTAGCTCCTGTGATAAATACATTCATTGTCTCAGATCTAAGACTGTCTTGTGTGTATCCTCCTGTCTCAGTTGTGACATTTATTGTAACATTTTGTGTCTGTCACGTGATTCTTTACTGTTCCTGCTTTATGAAGGGACTTGTTGCACTCTGCAGTGATGAAACCTTGTTCAAATAAACATACAGAACAGAATAAAATGGTATTAAACATCAATTGCTGTTCTTTCTGTTTTCCTTTCGATGGCTGAACCTTGCCCTGAAggaagatgttcccaccatagactGCAAAGGCTGGGAACATAGTCTATCACTTCTCTTACCACAGTTGGACGTGAAACAGCCATTTGCAGCTGGCACAATTCTCAAATGTTGTGCAATTGTGATATTTGTTCGAATTAATAATACAGTACATTTTTAAGCACATCACTGGCGGCCAGGTTTCCACAGGGTCTAAACAGAACACTCTGTAGTAAATATCTAAAATGTgtgctactgtgagtggcagagctGCGTGAGACATTATACTTGACGTCATGTGCACGCAGGATTGGTTCTAGACACTAGAATGAAATTGGGAGCCTTGTCACACTAGCAGGTCTCCATGGGAAATGTGTAATATGGCTTCACTCACTAAGCAGAGAGGGTGGGCTTAGACATGTTGATGTAGAATGAGATAGAGTGAAAGTGTGTTTCTGAAATGGGAGGTTTCACACTCCGGCACTTCCCATGGTACTCTAAGCCCAGCTTTCAAACGCCATTAAATTCTGGCAGCAGAGGAGGATGGGCAGTGAGGATGCCCAGAGCTGTCAGAGGTGTGGGTGGCACATGGCATTTTCAGTATAAGTTTGTCACAGGCAGTGGACCATAGCAATATAGTGACCCAACCGTATAGGAGTAGGTACTCATATGCATGAACTATATGGCTAGACGTTTTCAGCCAATCAGCTGTAGACCTCCCAGATTACACCCGCCACACTTTATTATGTTGTACGATAGGATTAGTGAACGGGGCATCAGAGGCATTAGCTTTTGTGCTTTGTCAAAAAATGTTGAGCTTATAGCCCAACCCTGGCCCTCACTGAAGCAAAACATTCTTATGAAAATACTTTAACTTCACAAAAATTGAGATGTGAAGTTCCACaaatattggctttgcctatgcttggtttgttttatcatgatttttgtaaaactttaatgTTAGGGAAGCTGTGGCGCCCCCaccaaaataaataatgaaaattgACTCAATCCAAAGTATCTTCCTGGCTCAAAAAGAACACATTGTCATAAttcctggcactgaaggaaactacttttTCTGCAGATATGCCctgtgtgaaagagcagaatgctgccaCTCACAATGAGGTTAACAAGTGGCTAAACCCACTGCCTCATGCTGTATACTGCAGGGTGCAAAATAAATATGTGAATAGCACAGCTGTAGACCAATGGATGTAGAGGTATGCTTAAAAGCCCCATAAGTATGTATATTACATGTGTAATTTTGGTAAGgcgaaaaggtcttggctaacaccctACCTTAAGAAAAGGtagggatggtgggggggggggaggggggtgtaccaTCTTCTGGGGTTGTGCATAAGTTGGGTTTAGATTGTCCATGGGGCACAGAGGAGACTACGTCAAGACTAGATTTCATATACTTGGCAGTCCAACCATCTCTGTGCCACACCAGTGTATGGGCATCATATAGGGGCTgcaaggggtcgcagctgtgacccccagCCTGCCCTTACCTCCGACTCTTCGATCCTTGGCCTCAGATGTACCATCATCAGTACCAAGAGCACAAGCATATCTTGTGGTCACCAGGCTCCCCTCTCCTTTCTATCTACCCATTtttgttattacactaatggtgtaTAATGAtctattattaatta encodes:
- the LOC138302090 gene encoding transcription factor HES-5-like is translated as MLLRREFEEQELPPKAEKADILEMVVRYLARLLQTPAAAVASSEGYSRCLQDSLHFLSLHGAPTETRMKLLRALHRPAAAAEAVCPSRPPSCPSRTKEPAQDSPRALWRSW